Sequence from the Maribellus comscasis genome:
GAATTAAAAGCTGCATCAAGAATTTGCAGATCTTTTCCGTCACCTTTATAATATCGTTCAGGTTCAGGTAAAGTGCGGAGTTCATCTTCAGCCAAATATTTTGTTCCCGCAATAGCTTCCTCTATAAACCCCGCTAATTCATCCTTTTTTAGACGGTTCGTAGAATGTGCCGAGTATTTTTTGTCAACAAACAAGCGAATGGTAAGATTATTTTGTGTTGCCTGTTCCAACTTGTCGATTTTTTCTTCGCGTACTTCAATACTGCTGTTTTTGCTGTTCGATATACTTACACTAACCTGCTGGGCTCCGGCTTTAAGAGCATGGTTCATGGCCCATTCCGCCAGGATATATTTTTCTTCCTTTGTCATGATGTTCAAAATTTTGGATTTTTGTTCAATTGATTTAGGCATTGGTTCCGCCAACGGTAAGACTTTTTACCAAAACTGTTGGCAAGCCACAGGTAACCGGAACAGACTGGCCGCTTTTTCCACATGTCCATGTTCCGTTGTCAATTGCATAATCATTGGCTGCCATCGATATATCGGCAAGTGCCTCGGGCCCGTTGCCGATAATGTTTATATCTTTAACAGGCTGTGTTAATTTGCCTTTTTCGATTAAAAATCCTGATTTAACAAAAAATGTAAAATCACCGGCTCCGATTTTAACTTCTCCATTGCTAAAGTTGTCAACATAAACACCGTAATCAACACTGGAAATAATATCATCTTTTGAGTGAGGTCCTGCTTCCATGTATGTTGCCCTCATTCGCGGAAGAGGAACATTTCTGAATGATTCCCTTCTCCCGTTTCCGGTTGGATTAACATAATAATAACTGGCGCTGATTCTGTCGTGAATATAGCTGTTTAATACGCCGTCTTTTACAAGATATGTTTTCTGTGTGTCGTTCCCTTCGTCATCAATGTTTATGGAACCGCGATTGTTTGGCAAGGTTCCGTCGTCGATAATATTAATAAATTTTTCAGCCACTTTTTTGCCCATTTTGTCACTAAAAATGGAAGTGCCTTTGCGGTTGAAATCAGCTTCGAAAGTATGCCCGATGGCCTCGTGAAGTAATATTCCTGAGCCACCTGCTCCCATTACCACGGGCATTTCGCCTGCTTTTGGTTTCCCAGCCTCAAATAAAAGGTTGGTCCCGTCAACAACTTCGTGTGCCAGTTCGCTAACCAAATCATCGCTAAGCCATTCAAATCCTTTTCTAAAAGAGCGGGCGGAATAGAAGTTTTCAATTTTGTCGCCTTTTTGCATGATACAAACTACGCCAAAATTAACCATCGGCCGATAATCGTAGGTGAGTCTTCCTTCCGAATTGTAAAAAAGGATATAGCTGGTTTCGTCGTT
This genomic interval carries:
- a CDS encoding TldD/PmbA family protein; this encodes MRNYLDHFEVSTETLQKVIAAAMSKGGDYADLYFEHKTSGNLGLEDGKVNRAFSNVDFGVGIRVLKGDQTGFAYTETLSLNEMLNAAKLAASIANENSTFKPNKTEEKIPSDFYSISKKWDDVSVKDKVPFVQKINDKVFKLDEKVIKVNAFLNDETSYILFYNSEGRLTYDYRPMVNFGVVCIMQKGDKIENFYSARSFRKGFEWLSDDLVSELAHEVVDGTNLLFEAGKPKAGEMPVVMGAGGSGILLHEAIGHTFEADFNRKGTSIFSDKMGKKVAEKFINIIDDGTLPNNRGSINIDDEGNDTQKTYLVKDGVLNSYIHDRISASYYYVNPTGNGRRESFRNVPLPRMRATYMEAGPHSKDDIISSVDYGVYVDNFSNGEVKIGAGDFTFFVKSGFLIEKGKLTQPVKDINIIGNGPEALADISMAANDYAIDNGTWTCGKSGQSVPVTCGLPTVLVKSLTVGGTNA